In a single window of the Paramisgurnus dabryanus chromosome 23, PD_genome_1.1, whole genome shotgun sequence genome:
- the cd151 gene encoding CD151 antigen isoform X1 has product MADVEEKTNNCGTICLKYLLFVFNLLFWLAGGAVMAVGVWTLVDKSDYISLLSSSIYAFAAYILIGAGAIVVITGILGCCATIREQRSLLIVYFVLLLFIFLLEITAGILAYVYYQECFPLCYQLNAELRADLKERMVQNYQQPGQEEITRAVDRLQQDLKCCGSNSSADWREGAWIQTFADRRLVPDSCCKTPSERCGVRDHPSNIYRVEGGCISKLEEFLLQHLLILGSVGLGIAFLQIVGMIITCCLYRSLKEDIY; this is encoded by the exons ATGGCAGATGTTGAAGAAAAAACGAATAACTGTGGGACGATATGCCTCAAATACCTCCTGTTCGTCTTCAATCTTCTCTTTTGG TTGgcagggggcgctgtgatggCCGTGGGAGTATGGACTTTGGTGGATAAAAGCGACTATATAAGCCTTCTCTCATCCAGCATCTACGCGTTCGCAGCGTACATTTTGATTGGTGCAGGGGCCATCGTCGTGATCACTGGGATATTGGGCTGCTGTGCCACCATCAGAGAACAAAGAAGTCTGCTAATAGTG TACTTTGTTCTGTTGCTGTTTATCTTCTTACTGGAGATCACAGCTGGAATTTTGGCCTACGTTTATTATCAGGAG TGTTTTCCTCTCTGCTACCAG CTGAATGCTGAACTAAGGGCCGATTTGAAAGAGCGGATGGTGCAAAACTACCAGCAGCCGGGACAAGAAGAAATCACAAGAGCTGTGGACAGACTCCAGCAAGAC CTGAAGTGTTGTGGTAGTAACAGCTCAGCCGATTGGAGGGAGGGCGCATGGATTCAGACGTTTGCTGACAGACGACTGGTGCCAGACAGCTGCTGTAAGACCCCATCAGAACGATGCGGGGTCAGAGACCACCCGTCTAATATCTACAGGGTGGAG GGTGGCTGTATATCAAAACTAGAAGAGTTTCTACTTCAACATCTGCTGATCTTGGGCTCGGTGGGTCTTGGGATTGCGTTTTTACAG
- the cd151 gene encoding CD151 antigen isoform X2 produces the protein MADVEEKTNNCGTICLKYLLFVFNLLFWLAGGAVMAVGVWTLVDKSDYISLLSSSIYAFAAYILIGAGAIVVITGILGCCATIREQRSLLIVYFVLLLFIFLLEITAGILAYVYYQELNAELRADLKERMVQNYQQPGQEEITRAVDRLQQDLKCCGSNSSADWREGAWIQTFADRRLVPDSCCKTPSERCGVRDHPSNIYRVEGGCISKLEEFLLQHLLILGSVGLGIAFLQIVGMIITCCLYRSLKEDIY, from the exons ATGGCAGATGTTGAAGAAAAAACGAATAACTGTGGGACGATATGCCTCAAATACCTCCTGTTCGTCTTCAATCTTCTCTTTTGG TTGgcagggggcgctgtgatggCCGTGGGAGTATGGACTTTGGTGGATAAAAGCGACTATATAAGCCTTCTCTCATCCAGCATCTACGCGTTCGCAGCGTACATTTTGATTGGTGCAGGGGCCATCGTCGTGATCACTGGGATATTGGGCTGCTGTGCCACCATCAGAGAACAAAGAAGTCTGCTAATAGTG TACTTTGTTCTGTTGCTGTTTATCTTCTTACTGGAGATCACAGCTGGAATTTTGGCCTACGTTTATTATCAGGAG CTGAATGCTGAACTAAGGGCCGATTTGAAAGAGCGGATGGTGCAAAACTACCAGCAGCCGGGACAAGAAGAAATCACAAGAGCTGTGGACAGACTCCAGCAAGAC CTGAAGTGTTGTGGTAGTAACAGCTCAGCCGATTGGAGGGAGGGCGCATGGATTCAGACGTTTGCTGACAGACGACTGGTGCCAGACAGCTGCTGTAAGACCCCATCAGAACGATGCGGGGTCAGAGACCACCCGTCTAATATCTACAGGGTGGAG GGTGGCTGTATATCAAAACTAGAAGAGTTTCTACTTCAACATCTGCTGATCTTGGGCTCGGTGGGTCTTGGGATTGCGTTTTTACAG